A genome region from Actinomycetota bacterium includes the following:
- a CDS encoding YqeG family HAD IIIA-type phosphatase, with protein MLRPNHRFREATEITPEFLTANDITGLLVDIDNTIVPWRGENPSTEIQGWIKRLKQAGVVLTLLSNAGGRRAARMSEILDVPVVAPAKKPFRSGYRRGLEILGLSKQQVAAVGDQVFMDVFGGNRSGVRTILVEPVSRHEFFGTRLLRQAEKIVRKPL; from the coding sequence TTGCTGAGGCCCAACCACAGGTTCCGCGAAGCGACTGAGATTACGCCCGAATTCCTGACCGCCAACGATATCACCGGCCTTCTTGTAGACATCGACAACACGATCGTTCCTTGGCGAGGTGAAAATCCGTCGACTGAGATCCAGGGCTGGATAAAGAGACTGAAACAAGCCGGCGTCGTCCTCACGCTATTAAGTAACGCCGGTGGACGGAGAGCAGCGCGCATGTCGGAGATACTAGACGTGCCGGTCGTCGCTCCGGCCAAGAAGCCTTTCAGGTCCGGTTACAGGCGCGGGCTGGAGATCTTGGGACTGTCTAAACAGCAAGTCGCGGCCGTTGGCGATCAGGTTTTCATGGACGTATTCGGCGGCAACCGGTCAGGAGTCAGGACGATTCTCGTGGAGCCGGTAAGCCGTCACGAGTTCTTCGGCACGAGACTTTTAAGGCAGGCGGAGAAAATCGTAAGAAAACCCCTTTAA
- a CDS encoding shikimate dehydrogenase, with protein MRLLTRRSLWAKDRRTALHKEEQTKVITGTTKIVGIIGDPVAGSLSPQMHNAAFSHDGLDWVYAAWKVSQDDLADAIAAVRALGIAGLNVTMPHKGPVIKYLDSVDDEALAIGSVNTIVNTHGRLKGYTTDGEGFRLSLKDAGYDPTGKKAIIIGAGGAARAVARKLAERRAAVVDVACRNQESGRKLADIVKSGGAESTQYDINEEAAAPLKRADMIINATPLGKYSLDDIKFLADGLNPEQFVADLSTVPPLSAFLVAAQERGCTVMGGLGMLVRQGSLSYKLWTGLDAPLDVMRRAVGEEK; from the coding sequence GTGCGCTTACTTACACGGCGTAGTCTTTGGGCGAAAGACAGGCGGACCGCGCTGCATAAGGAGGAACAGACTAAAGTGATTACCGGAACGACAAAAATAGTCGGTATTATCGGCGACCCGGTTGCCGGGTCGTTGTCTCCGCAAATGCACAACGCCGCTTTCTCCCACGACGGATTGGACTGGGTCTACGCCGCCTGGAAGGTATCGCAAGATGATCTGGCTGACGCGATCGCGGCGGTTAGGGCTCTAGGCATAGCAGGTTTAAACGTGACGATGCCCCACAAAGGACCGGTCATCAAGTATTTGGACAGCGTTGACGATGAAGCCTTGGCGATCGGGTCTGTCAACACCATCGTTAATACTCACGGTAGGCTTAAGGGTTACACAACAGACGGAGAGGGTTTCCGTCTTTCATTAAAAGACGCCGGATATGACCCAACCGGAAAAAAAGCAATCATAATAGGCGCAGGCGGGGCGGCCAGGGCGGTCGCCCGAAAGCTGGCCGAGAGACGGGCCGCGGTGGTCGACGTCGCCTGCCGGAATCAGGAAAGCGGGCGGAAGCTCGCGGATATCGTAAAGTCGGGCGGCGCGGAATCCACTCAATATGACATCAATGAAGAAGCGGCGGCCCCGCTAAAGCGGGCCGATATGATCATAAACGCGACACCATTAGGCAAATACTCTTTAGACGACATAAAATTCCTGGCGGACGGGCTCAATCCCGAACAATTCGTGGCCGACTTGAGCACCGTTCCTCCGCTCAGCGCATTCCTCGTCGCCGCCCAAGAACGAGGCTGCACCGTCATGGGCGGTTTGGGCATGCTCGTCCGTCAGGGATCTTTATCTTATAAGCTGTGGACCGGCCTGGACGCGCCCTTGGACGTCATGCGCCGGGCGGTCGGTGAGGAAAAATGA